The following coding sequences lie in one Helicoverpa zea isolate HzStark_Cry1AcR chromosome 14, ilHelZeax1.1, whole genome shotgun sequence genomic window:
- the LOC124636325 gene encoding uncharacterized protein LOC124636325 isoform X4, whose translation MERLSHDLNLALEESNCGRQERRKLGLRRRTRSAGNLPAAVTVSLVEDGSSSSPPQAPLITQPLSDSDDPHLSLHKSSLKSRHYCQIGNFESDSFNENFSPTRPANARRKRKYKKMPVEYTDGKRTPPIEILSVTTEPNALPATIILQSQVLSPAIHVNKHKTITKPDSCFFRNAFCGKRKWSHRDKGDVCEMRERSFSGGCSSKSAYFSKNDFKSRKYDTDLPKKEPVLQPGKIVLKSQNAEGTKSTVPTNTPSLPGSSSFNFVYKNTSKNGTPTLSKLTGYKITTDLPPFFNPTTSTGKNSFDGKYHRKFKMLNKTHPPSLRNPLLFDDSNSGMDCAGNESSSLSSSDSDGVVTNDSDREGDDELTDWPGIEELKVFNKSLTFKSSKSVNNNSPKSASNMPPPKRLKKEKLLVKGGWASCKNRFKKKRAKVDSGNDDDAMMSDSKTVVDLEDEAVSKDSRDILQPHSSFSSFSDIKNAGVSGQNANESFFQSFQAFQEKSGKQDESFNQTPRTNFSLQKTSSSDLNLSEKSPQSDHYYSEHSMGNAVVTEVREIRAGCRRIRDERPGFLILSAANEQLSKFLQDSCQTELKLPSLNDPEEKEKLESLAKLYSLELQVEMGRPVLRKTR comes from the exons CAGCCGCAGTGACTGTAAGCCTAGTTGAAGATGGCAGCTCCAGCAGTCCACCACAAGCCCCGCTCATCACCCAGCCACTGTCAGACTCTGATGACCCTCACCTCAGCTTACACAAGTCCAGCCTTAAGTCTCGACATTACTGTCAGATTGGCAACTTTGAGTCAGACTCGTTCAATGAAAACTTCTCTCCCACAAGGCCGGCTAATGCTAGGAGGAAAAGGAAGTATAAGAAAATGCCAGTGGAGTACACGGATGGCAAGAGGACACCGCCTATTGAGATTTTGAGTGTTACTACTGAG CCCAATGCATTGCCTGCCACAATAATCCTTCAGAGCCAAGTGCTGTCCCCGGCTATACATGTAAATAAACACAAGACAATCACAAAACCTGACAG CTGTTTTTTCAGAAATGCGTTCTGTGGCAAAAGGAAATGGTCTCACCGGGACAAGGGCGATGTTTGTGAAATGAGAGAGAGGTCCTTCAGTGGGGGTTGCTCATCGAAATCAGCATATTTCTCTAAAAACGACTTTAAATCAAGGAAATACGACACAGACCTACCTAAAAAGGAACCGGTGCTACAGCCAGgcaaaattgtacttaaatcTCAGAACGCAGAAGGCACAAAATCGACTGTACCTACAAACACGCCCTCATTACCAGGAAGTTCGAGTTTcaactttgtttataaaaatacttctaaAAACGGCACGCCTACGCTGTCGAAGTTGACGGGCTACAAAATAACAACAGACCTCCCGCCCTTCTTTAACCCCACCACGAGTACAGGAAAGAACAGTTTCGACGGAAAATATCACAGAAAGTTTAAAATGTTGAACAAGACACACCCTCCTTCGCTAAGAAATCCTTTATTGTTTGACGACTCTAACAGCGGGATGGATTGCGCAGGAAACGAATCAAGCTCTTTGAGCAGTAGTGATTCTGATGGAGTTGTGACAAATGATAGTGACAGAGAAGGAGATGACGAACTCACAGACTGGCCTGGTATTGAAGAGCTGAAAGTATTCAATAAAAGCCTCACGTTTAAATCATCGAAATCAGTGAATAACAATTCTCCTAAATCTGCCAGTAACATGCCACCGCCGAAAcgtttgaaaaaagaaaagttgCTTGTGAAAGGTGGATGGGCTAGTTGCAAAAACAGGTTCAAGAAGAAACGGGCTAAAGTGGACTCAGGGAACGATGACGACGCTATGATGTCCGACTCTAAAACCGTGGTCGATTTAGAAGACGAGGCTGTCTCTAAAGACAGCAGAGACATCCTGCAGCCGCATTCGTCCTTCAGCAGTTTCAGTGATATAAAAAACGCGGGTGTTTCTGGACAAAACGCGAATGAGTCGTTTTTTCAGTCCTTTCAGGCCTTTCAAGAGAAATCGGGGAAACAGGATGAATCGTTCAACCAGACGCCACGCacgaatttttctctacagaaAACATCGTCGAGTGACTTGAATTTGAGTGAAAAGTCTCCGCAGAGCGACCATTATTATAGTGAACATTCTATGGGGAATGCTGTTGTGACGGAAGTGAGGGAAATACGAGCTGGCTGTCGCAGGATAAGGGACGAAAGGCCGGGGTTTTTGATCCTGAGTGCTGCTAATGAACAGCTTTCGAAGTTCCTCCAAGACTCTTGTCAGACTGAACTCAAGCTGCCAAGCCTCAATGATCCTGAGGAAAAGGAGAAATTGGAGTCGCTGGCTAAGCTGTACTCCTTGGAACTCCAAGTGGAAATGGGCCGACCGGTTCTGAGGAAAACCAGGTGA
- the LOC124636325 gene encoding uncharacterized protein LOC124636325 isoform X3, with amino-acid sequence MERLSHDLNLALEESNCGRQERRKLGLRRRTRSAGNLPAAVTVSLVEDGSSSSPPQAPLITQPLSDSDDPHLSLHKSSLKSRHYCQIGNFESDSFNENFSPTRPANARRKRKYKKMPVEYTDGKRTPPIEILSVTTEPNALPATIILQSQVLSPAIHVNKHKTITKPDRNAFCGKRKWSHRDKGDVCEMRERSFSGGCSSKSAYFSKNDFKSRKYDTDLPKKEPVLQPGKIVLKSQNAEGTKSTVPTNTPSLPGSSSFNFVYKNTSKNGTPTLSKLTGYKITTDLPPFFNPTTSTGKNSFDGKYHRKFKMLNKTHPPSLRNPLLFDDSNSGMDCAGNESSSLSSSDSDGVVTNDSDREGDDELTDWPGIEELKVFNKSLTFKSSKSVNNNSPKSASNMPPPKRLKKEKLLVKGGWASCKNRFKKKRAKVDSGNDDDAMMSDSKTVVDLEDEAVSKDSRDILQPHSSFSSFSDIKNAGVSGQNANESFFQSFQAFQEKSGKQDESFNQTPRTNFSLQKTSSSDLNLSEKSPQSDHYYSEHSMGNAVVTEVREIRAGCRRIRDERPGFLILSAANEQLSKFLQDSCQTELKLPSLNDPEEKEKLESLAKLYSLELQVEMGRPVLRKTSNTMQAIRVEHSYHNFPSDHKRRCYGDDTDTSLSLSDQNSVNSINDLEDIQDTPQRLDMTPLDLVDTFSHTLVDKSLLHPGEID; translated from the exons CAGCCGCAGTGACTGTAAGCCTAGTTGAAGATGGCAGCTCCAGCAGTCCACCACAAGCCCCGCTCATCACCCAGCCACTGTCAGACTCTGATGACCCTCACCTCAGCTTACACAAGTCCAGCCTTAAGTCTCGACATTACTGTCAGATTGGCAACTTTGAGTCAGACTCGTTCAATGAAAACTTCTCTCCCACAAGGCCGGCTAATGCTAGGAGGAAAAGGAAGTATAAGAAAATGCCAGTGGAGTACACGGATGGCAAGAGGACACCGCCTATTGAGATTTTGAGTGTTACTACTGAG CCCAATGCATTGCCTGCCACAATAATCCTTCAGAGCCAAGTGCTGTCCCCGGCTATACATGTAAATAAACACAAGACAATCACAAAACCTGACAG AAATGCGTTCTGTGGCAAAAGGAAATGGTCTCACCGGGACAAGGGCGATGTTTGTGAAATGAGAGAGAGGTCCTTCAGTGGGGGTTGCTCATCGAAATCAGCATATTTCTCTAAAAACGACTTTAAATCAAGGAAATACGACACAGACCTACCTAAAAAGGAACCGGTGCTACAGCCAGgcaaaattgtacttaaatcTCAGAACGCAGAAGGCACAAAATCGACTGTACCTACAAACACGCCCTCATTACCAGGAAGTTCGAGTTTcaactttgtttataaaaatacttctaaAAACGGCACGCCTACGCTGTCGAAGTTGACGGGCTACAAAATAACAACAGACCTCCCGCCCTTCTTTAACCCCACCACGAGTACAGGAAAGAACAGTTTCGACGGAAAATATCACAGAAAGTTTAAAATGTTGAACAAGACACACCCTCCTTCGCTAAGAAATCCTTTATTGTTTGACGACTCTAACAGCGGGATGGATTGCGCAGGAAACGAATCAAGCTCTTTGAGCAGTAGTGATTCTGATGGAGTTGTGACAAATGATAGTGACAGAGAAGGAGATGACGAACTCACAGACTGGCCTGGTATTGAAGAGCTGAAAGTATTCAATAAAAGCCTCACGTTTAAATCATCGAAATCAGTGAATAACAATTCTCCTAAATCTGCCAGTAACATGCCACCGCCGAAAcgtttgaaaaaagaaaagttgCTTGTGAAAGGTGGATGGGCTAGTTGCAAAAACAGGTTCAAGAAGAAACGGGCTAAAGTGGACTCAGGGAACGATGACGACGCTATGATGTCCGACTCTAAAACCGTGGTCGATTTAGAAGACGAGGCTGTCTCTAAAGACAGCAGAGACATCCTGCAGCCGCATTCGTCCTTCAGCAGTTTCAGTGATATAAAAAACGCGGGTGTTTCTGGACAAAACGCGAATGAGTCGTTTTTTCAGTCCTTTCAGGCCTTTCAAGAGAAATCGGGGAAACAGGATGAATCGTTCAACCAGACGCCACGCacgaatttttctctacagaaAACATCGTCGAGTGACTTGAATTTGAGTGAAAAGTCTCCGCAGAGCGACCATTATTATAGTGAACATTCTATGGGGAATGCTGTTGTGACGGAAGTGAGGGAAATACGAGCTGGCTGTCGCAGGATAAGGGACGAAAGGCCGGGGTTTTTGATCCTGAGTGCTGCTAATGAACAGCTTTCGAAGTTCCTCCAAGACTCTTGTCAGACTGAACTCAAGCTGCCAAGCCTCAATGATCCTGAGGAAAAGGAGAAATTGGAGTCGCTGGCTAAGCTGTACTCCTTGGAACTCCAAGTGGAAATGGGCCGACCGGTTCTGAGGAAAACCAG CAACACAATGCAAGCTATTCGCGTCGAACATTCCTACCACAACTTCCCGTCTGACCACAAGCGTCGTTGCTATGGCGACGACACCGACACCAGCCTGTCTCTGAGCGACCAGAACTCCGTAAACTCCATCAATGACCTTGAAGACATCCAGGACACTCCGCAAAGACTCGACATGACTCCACTAGACTTGGTAGATACATTCTCACATACTTTAGTCGATAAGTCACTTTTACACCCCGGCGAGATTGATTGA
- the LOC124636325 gene encoding uncharacterized protein LOC124636325 isoform X1: MERLSHDLNLALEESNCGRQERRKLGLRRRTRSAGNLPAAVTVSLVEDGSSSSPPQAPLITQPLSDSDDPHLSLHKSSLKSRHYCQIGNFESDSFNENFSPTRPANARRKRKYKKMPVEYTDGKRTPPIEILSVTTEPNALPATIILQSQVLSPAIHVNKHKTITKPDSCFFRNAFCGKRKWSHRDKGDVCEMRERSFSGGCSSKSAYFSKNDFKSRKYDTDLPKKEPVLQPGKIVLKSQNAEGTKSTVPTNTPSLPGSSSFNFVYKNTSKNGTPTLSKLTGYKITTDLPPFFNPTTSTGKNSFDGKYHRKFKMLNKTHPPSLRNPLLFDDSNSGMDCAGNESSSLSSSDSDGVVTNDSDREGDDELTDWPGIEELKVFNKSLTFKSSKSVNNNSPKSASNMPPPKRLKKEKLLVKGGWASCKNRFKKKRAKVDSGNDDDAMMSDSKTVVDLEDEAVSKDSRDILQPHSSFSSFSDIKNAGVSGQNANESFFQSFQAFQEKSGKQDESFNQTPRTNFSLQKTSSSDLNLSEKSPQSDHYYSEHSMGNAVVTEVREIRAGCRRIRDERPGFLILSAANEQLSKFLQDSCQTELKLPSLNDPEEKEKLESLAKLYSLELQVEMGRPVLRKTSNTMQAIRVEHSYHNFPSDHKRRCYGDDTDTSLSLSDQNSVNSINDLEDIQDTPQRLDMTPLDLVDTFSHTLVDKSLLHPGEID; the protein is encoded by the exons CAGCCGCAGTGACTGTAAGCCTAGTTGAAGATGGCAGCTCCAGCAGTCCACCACAAGCCCCGCTCATCACCCAGCCACTGTCAGACTCTGATGACCCTCACCTCAGCTTACACAAGTCCAGCCTTAAGTCTCGACATTACTGTCAGATTGGCAACTTTGAGTCAGACTCGTTCAATGAAAACTTCTCTCCCACAAGGCCGGCTAATGCTAGGAGGAAAAGGAAGTATAAGAAAATGCCAGTGGAGTACACGGATGGCAAGAGGACACCGCCTATTGAGATTTTGAGTGTTACTACTGAG CCCAATGCATTGCCTGCCACAATAATCCTTCAGAGCCAAGTGCTGTCCCCGGCTATACATGTAAATAAACACAAGACAATCACAAAACCTGACAG CTGTTTTTTCAGAAATGCGTTCTGTGGCAAAAGGAAATGGTCTCACCGGGACAAGGGCGATGTTTGTGAAATGAGAGAGAGGTCCTTCAGTGGGGGTTGCTCATCGAAATCAGCATATTTCTCTAAAAACGACTTTAAATCAAGGAAATACGACACAGACCTACCTAAAAAGGAACCGGTGCTACAGCCAGgcaaaattgtacttaaatcTCAGAACGCAGAAGGCACAAAATCGACTGTACCTACAAACACGCCCTCATTACCAGGAAGTTCGAGTTTcaactttgtttataaaaatacttctaaAAACGGCACGCCTACGCTGTCGAAGTTGACGGGCTACAAAATAACAACAGACCTCCCGCCCTTCTTTAACCCCACCACGAGTACAGGAAAGAACAGTTTCGACGGAAAATATCACAGAAAGTTTAAAATGTTGAACAAGACACACCCTCCTTCGCTAAGAAATCCTTTATTGTTTGACGACTCTAACAGCGGGATGGATTGCGCAGGAAACGAATCAAGCTCTTTGAGCAGTAGTGATTCTGATGGAGTTGTGACAAATGATAGTGACAGAGAAGGAGATGACGAACTCACAGACTGGCCTGGTATTGAAGAGCTGAAAGTATTCAATAAAAGCCTCACGTTTAAATCATCGAAATCAGTGAATAACAATTCTCCTAAATCTGCCAGTAACATGCCACCGCCGAAAcgtttgaaaaaagaaaagttgCTTGTGAAAGGTGGATGGGCTAGTTGCAAAAACAGGTTCAAGAAGAAACGGGCTAAAGTGGACTCAGGGAACGATGACGACGCTATGATGTCCGACTCTAAAACCGTGGTCGATTTAGAAGACGAGGCTGTCTCTAAAGACAGCAGAGACATCCTGCAGCCGCATTCGTCCTTCAGCAGTTTCAGTGATATAAAAAACGCGGGTGTTTCTGGACAAAACGCGAATGAGTCGTTTTTTCAGTCCTTTCAGGCCTTTCAAGAGAAATCGGGGAAACAGGATGAATCGTTCAACCAGACGCCACGCacgaatttttctctacagaaAACATCGTCGAGTGACTTGAATTTGAGTGAAAAGTCTCCGCAGAGCGACCATTATTATAGTGAACATTCTATGGGGAATGCTGTTGTGACGGAAGTGAGGGAAATACGAGCTGGCTGTCGCAGGATAAGGGACGAAAGGCCGGGGTTTTTGATCCTGAGTGCTGCTAATGAACAGCTTTCGAAGTTCCTCCAAGACTCTTGTCAGACTGAACTCAAGCTGCCAAGCCTCAATGATCCTGAGGAAAAGGAGAAATTGGAGTCGCTGGCTAAGCTGTACTCCTTGGAACTCCAAGTGGAAATGGGCCGACCGGTTCTGAGGAAAACCAG CAACACAATGCAAGCTATTCGCGTCGAACATTCCTACCACAACTTCCCGTCTGACCACAAGCGTCGTTGCTATGGCGACGACACCGACACCAGCCTGTCTCTGAGCGACCAGAACTCCGTAAACTCCATCAATGACCTTGAAGACATCCAGGACACTCCGCAAAGACTCGACATGACTCCACTAGACTTGGTAGATACATTCTCACATACTTTAGTCGATAAGTCACTTTTACACCCCGGCGAGATTGATTGA
- the LOC124636325 gene encoding uncharacterized protein LOC124636325 isoform X2, which produces MERLSHDLNLALEESNCGRQERRKLGLRRRTRSAGNLPAVTVSLVEDGSSSSPPQAPLITQPLSDSDDPHLSLHKSSLKSRHYCQIGNFESDSFNENFSPTRPANARRKRKYKKMPVEYTDGKRTPPIEILSVTTEPNALPATIILQSQVLSPAIHVNKHKTITKPDSCFFRNAFCGKRKWSHRDKGDVCEMRERSFSGGCSSKSAYFSKNDFKSRKYDTDLPKKEPVLQPGKIVLKSQNAEGTKSTVPTNTPSLPGSSSFNFVYKNTSKNGTPTLSKLTGYKITTDLPPFFNPTTSTGKNSFDGKYHRKFKMLNKTHPPSLRNPLLFDDSNSGMDCAGNESSSLSSSDSDGVVTNDSDREGDDELTDWPGIEELKVFNKSLTFKSSKSVNNNSPKSASNMPPPKRLKKEKLLVKGGWASCKNRFKKKRAKVDSGNDDDAMMSDSKTVVDLEDEAVSKDSRDILQPHSSFSSFSDIKNAGVSGQNANESFFQSFQAFQEKSGKQDESFNQTPRTNFSLQKTSSSDLNLSEKSPQSDHYYSEHSMGNAVVTEVREIRAGCRRIRDERPGFLILSAANEQLSKFLQDSCQTELKLPSLNDPEEKEKLESLAKLYSLELQVEMGRPVLRKTSNTMQAIRVEHSYHNFPSDHKRRCYGDDTDTSLSLSDQNSVNSINDLEDIQDTPQRLDMTPLDLVDTFSHTLVDKSLLHPGEID; this is translated from the exons CCGCAGTGACTGTAAGCCTAGTTGAAGATGGCAGCTCCAGCAGTCCACCACAAGCCCCGCTCATCACCCAGCCACTGTCAGACTCTGATGACCCTCACCTCAGCTTACACAAGTCCAGCCTTAAGTCTCGACATTACTGTCAGATTGGCAACTTTGAGTCAGACTCGTTCAATGAAAACTTCTCTCCCACAAGGCCGGCTAATGCTAGGAGGAAAAGGAAGTATAAGAAAATGCCAGTGGAGTACACGGATGGCAAGAGGACACCGCCTATTGAGATTTTGAGTGTTACTACTGAG CCCAATGCATTGCCTGCCACAATAATCCTTCAGAGCCAAGTGCTGTCCCCGGCTATACATGTAAATAAACACAAGACAATCACAAAACCTGACAG CTGTTTTTTCAGAAATGCGTTCTGTGGCAAAAGGAAATGGTCTCACCGGGACAAGGGCGATGTTTGTGAAATGAGAGAGAGGTCCTTCAGTGGGGGTTGCTCATCGAAATCAGCATATTTCTCTAAAAACGACTTTAAATCAAGGAAATACGACACAGACCTACCTAAAAAGGAACCGGTGCTACAGCCAGgcaaaattgtacttaaatcTCAGAACGCAGAAGGCACAAAATCGACTGTACCTACAAACACGCCCTCATTACCAGGAAGTTCGAGTTTcaactttgtttataaaaatacttctaaAAACGGCACGCCTACGCTGTCGAAGTTGACGGGCTACAAAATAACAACAGACCTCCCGCCCTTCTTTAACCCCACCACGAGTACAGGAAAGAACAGTTTCGACGGAAAATATCACAGAAAGTTTAAAATGTTGAACAAGACACACCCTCCTTCGCTAAGAAATCCTTTATTGTTTGACGACTCTAACAGCGGGATGGATTGCGCAGGAAACGAATCAAGCTCTTTGAGCAGTAGTGATTCTGATGGAGTTGTGACAAATGATAGTGACAGAGAAGGAGATGACGAACTCACAGACTGGCCTGGTATTGAAGAGCTGAAAGTATTCAATAAAAGCCTCACGTTTAAATCATCGAAATCAGTGAATAACAATTCTCCTAAATCTGCCAGTAACATGCCACCGCCGAAAcgtttgaaaaaagaaaagttgCTTGTGAAAGGTGGATGGGCTAGTTGCAAAAACAGGTTCAAGAAGAAACGGGCTAAAGTGGACTCAGGGAACGATGACGACGCTATGATGTCCGACTCTAAAACCGTGGTCGATTTAGAAGACGAGGCTGTCTCTAAAGACAGCAGAGACATCCTGCAGCCGCATTCGTCCTTCAGCAGTTTCAGTGATATAAAAAACGCGGGTGTTTCTGGACAAAACGCGAATGAGTCGTTTTTTCAGTCCTTTCAGGCCTTTCAAGAGAAATCGGGGAAACAGGATGAATCGTTCAACCAGACGCCACGCacgaatttttctctacagaaAACATCGTCGAGTGACTTGAATTTGAGTGAAAAGTCTCCGCAGAGCGACCATTATTATAGTGAACATTCTATGGGGAATGCTGTTGTGACGGAAGTGAGGGAAATACGAGCTGGCTGTCGCAGGATAAGGGACGAAAGGCCGGGGTTTTTGATCCTGAGTGCTGCTAATGAACAGCTTTCGAAGTTCCTCCAAGACTCTTGTCAGACTGAACTCAAGCTGCCAAGCCTCAATGATCCTGAGGAAAAGGAGAAATTGGAGTCGCTGGCTAAGCTGTACTCCTTGGAACTCCAAGTGGAAATGGGCCGACCGGTTCTGAGGAAAACCAG CAACACAATGCAAGCTATTCGCGTCGAACATTCCTACCACAACTTCCCGTCTGACCACAAGCGTCGTTGCTATGGCGACGACACCGACACCAGCCTGTCTCTGAGCGACCAGAACTCCGTAAACTCCATCAATGACCTTGAAGACATCCAGGACACTCCGCAAAGACTCGACATGACTCCACTAGACTTGGTAGATACATTCTCACATACTTTAGTCGATAAGTCACTTTTACACCCCGGCGAGATTGATTGA